A genomic segment from Streptomyces antibioticus encodes:
- a CDS encoding glycosyltransferase family 39 protein: MLPPRPHALTPRLAVAVPVALPVVVMLALGLWGLDRGGTWRDEAVTVQVARRSVPQIWRLLHGVDAVHGLYYLLMHPVLALRADEVALRLPSVCAAAATAGLIAALGVRLARPRVGLWAGLLYAATPLAGHYAQEGRSYALVAAGVTGATLLLVRASAGRRSWWPYGAVVTLTCLLHELAVLALLAHAVTLAHARAPWRVRRGWAGAAGAAVTALIPLALVSRAQAGQIAWLPRPGTGSAERLLHAFLGQPGPVFWTCLALACVALLPGRLPRAEATPPGPRRVPSLASVALPLAALPPLALLAVSQVRPMYDDRYVLYALAGAPLLVAAGADRLLTAATGALPNRARTRTRTGTGTRTRTPARATAALAGTLAVALAFTQQLPLHRRDRSLLTRPDSLAAVSALAARELRPGDALVFLPSIGRRAALSHPEGFRGVRDIALRVPAPASGTLYGREAGARELRRRLLALDRLWVLAEPYALRSPWFPRNPTERVKLTVVSEEFVPYEPRREFVRDGVTLRLYIRRSAPARAVIRSEAPRPDRPPASPRPAPW; encoded by the coding sequence GTGCTCCCTCCGCGCCCGCACGCCCTGACCCCCCGCCTCGCCGTCGCCGTCCCCGTCGCCCTCCCCGTCGTCGTCATGCTCGCGCTCGGTCTGTGGGGGCTGGACCGGGGCGGGACCTGGCGGGACGAGGCCGTGACCGTGCAGGTCGCGCGGCGCTCGGTCCCGCAGATCTGGCGGCTGCTGCACGGCGTCGACGCGGTGCACGGCCTGTACTACCTCCTCATGCACCCGGTCCTCGCCCTGCGCGCCGACGAGGTCGCCCTGCGCCTGCCGTCCGTCTGCGCGGCCGCCGCCACCGCCGGCCTGATCGCGGCCCTCGGCGTCCGGCTCGCCCGCCCCCGGGTCGGCCTGTGGGCCGGACTGCTCTACGCGGCGACACCCTTGGCCGGCCACTACGCGCAGGAGGGCCGCTCCTACGCCCTGGTCGCCGCCGGCGTCACCGGCGCGACCCTGCTGCTCGTCCGCGCGTCGGCCGGGCGGCGCTCCTGGTGGCCGTACGGAGCCGTCGTCACCCTCACCTGTCTGCTGCACGAGTTGGCCGTGCTCGCGCTGCTCGCGCACGCCGTGACGCTCGCCCACGCGCGGGCGCCGTGGCGCGTCCGGCGGGGCTGGGCGGGCGCCGCCGGGGCCGCCGTGACGGCACTGATCCCGCTCGCCCTCGTCTCCCGCGCCCAGGCCGGACAGATCGCCTGGCTGCCCCGGCCGGGCACGGGCAGCGCGGAGCGGCTCCTGCATGCCTTCCTCGGACAGCCGGGGCCGGTCTTCTGGACCTGCCTGGCACTCGCGTGCGTGGCGCTGCTGCCGGGCCGCCTCCCGCGCGCGGAGGCCACGCCACCGGGGCCCCGCCGCGTGCCGTCGCTCGCGTCCGTGGCCCTGCCCCTGGCGGCCCTCCCGCCGCTCGCCCTGCTCGCCGTCTCCCAGGTCCGTCCGATGTACGACGACCGGTACGTGCTGTACGCCCTGGCGGGGGCGCCGCTGCTGGTCGCGGCCGGGGCGGACCGGCTCCTGACGGCGGCGACGGGGGCCCTCCCGAACCGTGCCCGTACCCGCACCCGCACCGGCACCGGCACCCGCACCCGCACCCCGGCGAGAGCCACGGCCGCCCTCGCGGGAACTCTCGCCGTCGCCCTCGCGTTCACCCAGCAACTGCCCCTCCACCGCCGGGACCGCAGCCTCCTCACCCGCCCCGACAGCCTCGCCGCCGTCTCCGCGCTCGCCGCCCGCGAGCTGCGCCCCGGGGACGCGCTGGTGTTCCTGCCCTCCATCGGACGCCGGGCGGCGCTGTCGCACCCGGAGGGCTTCCGGGGCGTGCGGGACATCGCCCTGCGCGTGCCCGCACCGGCCTCGGGCACCCTGTACGGCCGCGAGGCCGGCGCCCGTGAGCTGCGCCGCAGGCTGCTCGCGCTGGACCGGCTCTGGGTGCTCGCCGAGCCGTACGCCCTGCGCTCGCCCTGGTTTCCGCGCAACCCGACCGAGCGGGTCAAACTCACCGTCGTGAGCGAGGAGTTCGTGCCCTACGAGCCGCGCCGCGAGTTCGTCCGCGACGGCGTGACCCTCCGCCTCTACATCCGGCGGTCCGCCCCCGCGCGCGCCGTCATCCGCAGCGAGGCTCCCCGACCGGATCGTCCTCCGGCGTCGCCCCGTCCAGCGCCGTGGTGA
- a CDS encoding MarR family winged helix-turn-helix transcriptional regulator: MTPTTRPGTTDPLTALGPPTEDWLRLDRQICFSLHAASRAFNGVYRVILKDLGLTYPQYLVMLVLWEHGELPVKTLGAHLRLDSGTLSPLLKRLEAAGLVSRERSARDERSVVIRPTEEGEALRERALAVPRRIVSATGFDLAEIGELRERLDRLTTALDGATPEDDPVGEPRCG; this comes from the coding sequence ATGACGCCCACGACCCGCCCCGGCACCACCGACCCCCTCACCGCCCTCGGTCCCCCCACCGAGGACTGGCTCCGCCTGGACCGCCAGATCTGCTTCTCCCTGCACGCCGCGTCCCGCGCCTTCAACGGCGTGTACCGCGTGATCCTCAAGGACCTCGGGCTGACCTACCCGCAGTACCTGGTGATGCTGGTGCTGTGGGAGCACGGCGAACTGCCCGTGAAGACCCTCGGCGCGCATCTGCGCCTGGACTCCGGCACGCTCTCGCCGCTGCTCAAGCGGCTGGAGGCGGCCGGTCTCGTGAGCCGGGAGCGCAGCGCCCGCGACGAGCGCTCGGTGGTGATCCGGCCGACCGAGGAGGGCGAGGCGCTGCGCGAGCGGGCGCTCGCGGTGCCGCGCCGGATCGTTTCGGCGACGGGCTTCGACCTGGCGGAGATCGGCGAGCTGCGCGAGCGCCTCGACCGGCTCACCACGGCGCTGGACGGGGCGACGCCGGAGGACGATCCGGTCGGGGAGCCTCGCTGCGGATGA
- a CDS encoding organic hydroperoxide resistance protein has translation MDALYTAVATATHGREGRAVTNDGRIDLALAMPVELGGNGQGTNPEQLFAAGYAACFGSALGLVGRQAKADVSEAAVTAEVGIGKQGEGFGLKVTLRVELPDTLDEATGRKLVEAAHQVCPYSNATRGNIEVDLVIE, from the coding sequence ATGGACGCGCTCTACACCGCGGTCGCCACCGCCACCCACGGCCGTGAGGGCCGCGCCGTCACCAACGACGGCCGGATCGACCTCGCGCTCGCCATGCCCGTGGAGCTGGGCGGCAACGGTCAGGGCACCAACCCGGAGCAGCTCTTCGCCGCCGGGTACGCGGCCTGCTTCGGCAGCGCCCTCGGTCTGGTCGGCCGGCAGGCGAAGGCCGACGTCAGCGAGGCCGCCGTGACCGCCGAGGTCGGCATAGGCAAGCAGGGCGAGGGCTTCGGGCTGAAGGTGACGCTCCGCGTCGAGCTGCCCGACACCCTCGACGAGGCCACCGGCCGCAAGCTGGTCGAGGCCGCCCACCAGGTCTGCCCCTACTCCAACGCCACCCGCGGCAACATCGAGGTCGACCTCGTCATCGAGTAA